The Candidatus Margulisiibacteriota bacterium genomic sequence CCTACAATTACCTCTCCGGTATTCAGGCCCATACCTATATCCAGCACTGTTTTGCCCTGTTCTTTCCATTTCTGTTGCAAAGCACGCAATTTTTTCAATTGAGCGATGCAGCAGTCCATAGCTATCTTGGGATGATTAGCCAAAGGAAGCGGGGCCCCGAATATCGCCATTATTTCGTCACCTACATATTTATCCAGAGTACCGCCGAACTCAAAGATCACCTTGGTCATTTCATCCAGGTACTCATTGAGCTGTTCCACAACCTGCGCCGGAGTATGAGATTCACTGAAAGTTGTAAAACTGCGAATATCGCTGAAAAAAATAGTTACTTCTCTTAAGCTGCCGCCAAGCTCAACTTTGTCCGGATGGGCTAAAAGCTCATCTACAACCGACGGCGCGACATATTGCGAAAAAACACCACGTATTTTGCGCTTTTCTTTTTCTTCACTGATAAATTTAATTACTGTCTGGACAACAAATGTAATGAATATTGAAGAGATCAGCGTATAGGTGGGTATTTCCAATCTGAAATATTTAAAAATATAAGCATTTCCTATAAAAATTATGGCAGTTTGCACTACAACCAGAAGAAATAGGAATCTGATCTTGAACATATGGCTGATAATTACATTTATATATACAAATAATATGAGCAGGCCGAGTAAGTAAATAAATGATATTTTTGATATATAAAGACCATCCAGAATTGTTTGTATTACATTGGCGTGAATTTCCACACCGGGCATATTAATATCGAATGGTGTGGGGAATACATCGTGCAATACTTCTGTGGAGGCCCCGATAAGGACGATTTTACCTTTAAAGAAATCAGGGCTGTCTTTTAAAAAACTACCGTCATATATCCTGACATAGGGTACTGTTTCAAAAGTTCTGGACGGTCCGTAATAATTTACAAGTAAATTCTTGCCCTGCAAAGGAATAATATTCCTGCCGCATTTAATTCTGTTGCCCGGAATTAATAAAATACCAGCCTTATTCTGTATATAACGAACTGCCTGCAGGGCTAAAGAATAGTATTCCTTGTCACCTGAGTGATAAATAATCTGGAAACGCCTGACTACGTTATCCTTATCAAAATAAGGATGGACAACTCCCAAGTCCAGGGCTGCGTCATCAAGCATTTTTATAGGTCTTTTGAATGGTTCGACTTTTACCTTAAAAAAAGCATTTTCTTTAATGTTTTGAAAATTTGCAGCCAATATCACATTTTGCGCTTTTTTTACCGATTCCGCGAATTGTACGTCGTCCTGCGGGTCAAATTGCGTAGGTGAATCAAAAAAAACATCAAAAAGAATTAAGGCCGCACCGTGTTCTTTGAGAATATCCACGATTTTTGCATGGTAACTTCTGGGCCATGGCCATTTGGACATCCAGTCTATAGACTCGTCATCCACTGAGACAATTACCACTTTATTGTCAGGCTTTAATTGCCCTCGAAATATAAATTTTTGGTTATATGCCGTAAGATTTAATAAATCAATTATGGGAAGATAGGAACCAATACCAATGATAAGGGCAATTATTAAGGATTTAAGGATATCAGATTTAAATGATTTCCACATCTGACTTGATTTTACCATAACACCTTAATTTAAATCGAGACTTTAAGGTATTTACCGCTGAATTTATCAGTGATTCGGGCGTAGAAGCTCCGGAAGATATTCCCAGTTTTTTTACTTTCGAGAGTTTTGATAAAGCAAACTCATCAAGGCAGTCCAGCAAATAAGCTTTTGTTTTTTTTGAAGCGATTTCCAGAAGACGGTTGGCATTCGAACTGTTTTTTGACCCGATTATCAGCATCAGGTCAACTTTACCGGACAGGTCATCAACGGCTTTTTGTCTGGCAGTAGTCGCATAACAAATACTGGCAGGTTGTTCATTGTATATCGTTTGGGCAGGTAATGCGCTTTTGATTTTTTCAATAATTTCAAGTACCCAGTCTGCATTTAATGTGGTCTGACTTAATATAGCAAATTTAGAATGATTGGAAGGTATCTTTTTTACGTCTATTTCGTTTTCAATAAGCGTTGTATGTTTGGGGTTTTCCGCCATAACACCGGTTACTTCTTCATGATTTTTATGCCCTATATAAATAATATGATAACCTTTACGGCTGTAGGAATGTACTTTTTTATGGACTTCAGCCACAAGCGGACAAGTGGCGTCTATTATAGTACATTTTTTTTTCTCGGCTTGTTCACGAATTAGCGGAGAAACGCCGTGGGCACTAAAAACGATGACACTTTCTTCTGGCAAATCCTTGATATCAAAAATAAAACGCACACCTTTTTTTTGGAAATATTCCACAACTTTTTTATTATGAACTATTTCATTGTAAACATAAATTGGCACCGGATACTTTTTTACCAGGTCGTCTACCATTTTAATAGCCCTGGCCACGCCCGAACAGAATCCTCTGGGAGAAGCCAGATAAAGAGACTTCATAAGTTACAGGTCTCGTACCAGCACAACTTCCTGCCCGTAGCCTACAGGAGTGCCCTCTTCCACAATATACTTGATAAGCTTGCATTCTCTGTCTGCCAAAATATCATGGTCAATATTCATTGCTCTTACGGTTCCCAAAAGTTTGCCGGGTTTAACCTCAGGCTGGGCATCAATTTCCTTGCTGGACAATTTATGATGAAAAAAACCTACATGATTGGATCTGATTACAGAAAACGGTTCTTCCAGAATATTGGCGGAATTTTCTTTCGGCTTTTCCTGATTTGGCACAATAACAACCGGTTTTTCTTCTTTTTTTATACTTTTCTGCATTGTTACTTTTATTTCCGTATCTTCAAAATTTAATTTGCTTATACAGGAATTTTTAAAAATCTTGAGAATATCTTCAACTTTTTTTACGTTCATATTTTCACCTCTTATATTTTTGTAAGAATTCGCGGTCCGTCCGCAGTAATAGCTATAGTATGTTCAAACTGGGCTGACCATTTACCATCCAGAGTAACAACAGTCCAGCCATCGCTCAAAACTTTGGATTTCCATGTTCCCATATTGACCATTGGTTCAATGGCAATAACCATACCTTCCTTAAGTGGTAAGCCTGTCCCTTTATGGCCATAATGAGGTACTGAAGGTGATTCATGCAAATCAATACCAACCCCATGCCCTGTGTATTCGCGCACAACACTGAACCCGTTTGTTTCCACATAGTGCTGAATGGCATAACCGATATCTCCAAGACGTTTGCCGAGTTTTGCCGATTCAATCCCTTTATATAAAGATTTCTCCGTTACTTCCACAAGTTTTTTCACTCGTGCTTTGGTTTCACCCAGCAAAAAGCTGCAACAGGAATCACCGATATAACCGTCTTTTTTAAGCCCATAATCGACTTTGACCAGATCTCCCTCTTGAAGTATTCTGTCTCCGGGGATACCATGAACTATCTGCTCGTTTATAGACACACAGGTACTGTGGTAATAGTTGGGAACTTCACGGAATGTTGCAATAGCTTTATTTTTTTCTGCAAACTCGGTTGCCCAGTTATCAATCTCCAGAGTAGTTAATCCGGGCTTTATTTTACCCTTCAATAATTCAAAAAATTGAGCTACCAGTTTGCCGGCAACTGCGATTTTTTCGATTTCAGCTGGTTTATAAATAGCTTCTCTGCTCATGTGCTTTATTATTAAGTACTTTTAGGCTACAATATCTTACCCTATGAGAGTAAGAAAGCATGCAAACCCATTCAATTTTCGCAAACAATCCGACAAATTGCAAATAAAAAAACTTTTTACTGATCCTGCAAAGCCTCTATACTTGGAAATTGGCTTTGCTCAGGGTGAATTCCTGCTAAAAATGGCCCAAACCCAAACCAATATAAATTTTCTGGGAATGGAAGTAAGAAAGCCGCTTGTTGATAAAATTAATGAACTGATTATTAAAAATAATCTTGCAAATATATGTATGCTACACGAAAGTTCTACAGTAAATCTGCATATTTTGCCTGAGAATAGCATTGACAAGGTCTTTATCTTTTTCCCAGACCCCTGCTTTAAGAAAAAGCATCACAAACGGCGGATAATAACCCCTGCTTTTTTAACTGAGATATCCTCAAAACTGAAAGCTGACAATGAAATACTTTTTCAAACCGATGTTAAAGAACTATTTGAAGATACAAAAACATATATAGCCGAACAACAAAACTATAAAATTCTTTCAGCAAAAAAGGAAATAGCCACAATCAATGAAACCGGGATACCCTCATATTTCGAGCAGAGATGCCTGGACAACGGTTGGCCGATATACAGGATCAAATTCTGCTTCTTAAAGACTAACAGGAACTGATACCTAATTTTCTATTTAATTTCTTATTTTAAACTTAGTAAATTTTCAATATCTCCAGGTCTGCTATAATCATTAGCAATTTTATTTACATCTTTTCCCTTTTGAATTAGAAACATTATATCTTTTTCGGTTAAAAAAACTTCTTTGCCCTCTGTATCATGCACAGCTTTCCCATCCCGTCCAAATACTTGTCCGGATGCAAGATTAATTTTTGCAGCAATCATATTACTATTTAAATATGATGTTAGAGTTAACATGTTATCTTTTGTTGTAAATGCTCCTATATTTACTCGGGTATCAGGTATCTCTTTTGAAATCTTATCATCATTTATATTGATATGGGCATCTCCTGGTAATAATGACCATCCTACTGACATTGGATCTGACATAGATTGCCTCCTATATAAAATTTATTCCGTTCTTATAAAAACTCTCAAGTTGCTCATACTCAACAGATTTACTTTTATCTGCATTCATCGCATTTATCACTTTATCATTGTGAAATTTTGCAAAATTTAATGCTTCTTCTAATGAATATTTCTTCCCCATTTAATTCTCTTTTTTTAGATATATAAATATATTTCCCCTAATTCAATACTTGTAAACATTGATAAATATTAATTATTATTTACATTTGATATAACCTGCAATTGTTCTCTTCTTCTTACGATAAATGAATAGATAAAAATGCTGAACAAAAAAATAATAGCTGAAAACAGGACCGTTGGCATAAGTTCCTGTCATAAGAATAGGTCCGAGGTGACGATTTTCTCCGGCGGAACCGGCTGGAATGACATTGCCAGAGAATTTCATACTTTTTTCTCTAATGTAAATTATATATTAACAACAACCGATAACGGTGGTAGCACCGGCCAAATCCGCGAATTACATGGCGGTCCTGGCTGTGGAGATCACCGCTCCAGAATTATTCGTCTGGCTGATGAAAGCACAACCCTTGCCCAGAGTCTCAAAAAACTGTTAGCGAAAAGATTGACCAAAGACACCAGAAGCAAAGCCAAAAAGGAATGGTTTAATATTTTACATGGTACCGGTCATTTATGGGATAATATTCCCCAGGCACATAGAAATATTATACTTACTTCATTATTGAAGTTCGAGCAGGAACGAATAATGAAGACCAATGAATTTAATTTTGATTTCCGTGGCGGCAGCATCGGCAATTTCTTTTTCGCCGGCACCAGGTTAATGTATGATTCGCTGGATTCAGCTATTTATATGTTTTCCAGGCTTCTTAATTTGCCTCAGACCATTTCAGTTATTCCCACAATTAAAACCAATGATTTTGCTACTATCGGAGTCGAGCTGAGATCAGGTGAACTGATCAAGGGACAAAATGAAATTTCTCATCCCTCTCCTAAAAATAAACCTACCTCTTTTGACAAACATCATCAGCACAAATTACCCTCACCGATTAAAAAATTGTTTTATTTGAACAAATATGGAGACATTTTTAATCCTGAAGCACATCCCCAGGCCCTCAGCGCAATCGGGTCGTCCGACGCGCTAATTTACAGTATCGGTTCTCTCTATACCAGTATTATAGCCAATTTAATCGTAGAAGGTGTAGGAGAAAAAATAGCCGCAGGAAATTTCTCCAAAATAAAACTTCTTAACGGTTATAATGACCGGGAAACTTATGGCATGAACTCCATCGATTATATAATAGCGGTTACAGAGGGTCTGAATCGTTATGGCAAACTGCGTAACAGGCCAGAACATTATATACAAAAATTATTCTATACTGAAAATTCTAAAATACCTGTAGATTTAGCCGGCATAAAAGCTATGGGAATTACTCCTGTAAAAGTTAAGACTGCCAGCCATTCCAGTACTGACGAACCTCATTATAGTAAATCAGAATTGCTTAAAAAAATTCAGCAGGAAATCTAAATTCTCAATAAACGTTGCAATAAAAAGGCCCCGAAGTTCGGGGCCTTTTTATTTAATAGAATTCTATTGATTATTAACCTTCTTTAGCGTAAAAATCCAGTTCCGGAAATTCCACAACTTTTCCTACTATCTCATTAGCTACCGGTCTCACATAATCCAAAGCTTTATCAAGTCTGGCAGAAATTTGATCTTCGCCTTTCTTAACACAATCCACATAAGTACGCAGCAAGGGATCTCCGGTACCCGTGCCGGAAAATCTCATGCTTAATGTCAGTATATCGCCTGTCGGTGATTCCAGTTTAAACATATAAGCCGCATTTTTTGTTTCCAAACCTGTAACCGGGGACTTGTAATTAAAAATTCTTGCATCCAGCACTTTGAACCCGGCAATTTCTTTTGGAGGATTATTAATTATACCCATTATTCTTTGGGTTGTTGCGTCCTTGGGGCATGTTATACCACCTCTGGTAAAATATGCTCGTCCGTCTTTTTTGTAAATTTCCTGTAAAAGTTGATCCAACGTTTTTTGTGTTTTGGCCATCAAGTATAACTGGAACATGGTGGCGAACATTCCATCTTTTTCGCCGTGCCAGGGATTACCATGACCGTTGCTTTCTTCAAATCCAAAATTGCCTAATTCAGCGATAAATTTAAATCCGGTCGGAGTAGCGACCATCTTTATATCCTGACCTTCACGTTGTAAACGTTCTATAGCCAGATCAGGCTGAGAAGTAGATACTATTGATCTGCCCATAACCACCTGTCCGCCTTTAAAAATTTGTTCTTTTATAGGCAGAATACCATAATGTTCAGCCATTAAAGCAGCCAGATCACCGGCAGTTATATTTCTTTTACCTTCATAATGCAGGTTCCTGTCACCGTCACCGTCGTAACCACCTGACAAATTATAGGCTGATGACTTTCCGATCAATTCTTCAAGATATCTGGGCTCAGGCTCAGGATGGCGATGCTCGTTCTCCGGACCGAAAAAAGGTAAAGGTTCTGCATTGATCATATCCAGCTTGATACCAAATTCCGCACACAATGCTTTGGCGTATGGCCCACTGGCACCGTGCATCGGATCGAGTAATAACTGGAATGGCTTACCCTTAAATCCCTGTTTAATTATTTCAGTATCAAATATCTTTTTCATGAAATCTACATAAACTTTTACCATATCGACTTCCTGGATTAATCCTTTTTCTACGGCTTCACTATAAGTCATATTCAATATTTTTGTATCTTTTACATCCTGTAATTTTACAAAGATATCTTCCGTCACTTCTTCAAGTGCTGGACCTGCTCCTCTGGAATAGCTTAAATTTGTTTTAATACCGACGTCCTCTGCCGGATTATGACTGGCGGTTTCAATAATCCCACCCATAGCTTTATAGGTCATTATTGCCGCAGATATTGCGGGTGTCGGCGCTAATCCGTTATCTTTTGGAACAATAGGTTTAAATCCATTGGCAGCTGCAATCAAGGCAGCTTCCTGAATGCGCTTCGGATTTCCGTTCCTGGGATCGCCGCCAACAATAACAACTTTGTTGCCCTGCTGCTCCACCGATAGACCATGCCAGTGATCGCATATAGCCTGATTCATCCTCGGATGAAATCCCGGTCTGTTAAACTCAGGTGCTTTCAATCTGGTTCCTGAAGTACCCATTTTATCCTTTTTAGTTATGGTTACTGCTGAAACATCCATAGTTGTTATCATCGGATTATCATTTGCAATAATTTTATTGTTCATTTCTTTCTCCTCCATATTATTTATTATTTATTTACACCAAGTAATCTGTTCATTAAAGCAGTAGTTGACGGATCGTGCTCGCCTGCCTGACCAGCTTTTATCTGATCACGAATTTTCCCGGCAAGTTTTTTACCCAGTTCAACACCATATTGATCTAAACTATTTATCTGCCAAATAATACCTTGTGTAAAAACTTTATGTTCATATAAAGCAATTTGCATTCCCAGGGTTTTCGGGGTTAATTTATCAAAAACAATAGTATTGGAAGGTCTGTTTCCTTTAAAGGTCCTGTGAGGAACCAAATTGGCCGGGCAACCTGATTTAACAAGTTCTTCAGATGAAAGACCATTCATTAGTGCTTCCGGCTGAGCAAGAAAATTAGCCATTAATTTAACGTGATGGTCACCAACCGGATTTAATGATCTTAAATAACCGATAAAATCAGCAGGAATAATTTTGTCAGCGCTCTGGTGAAGCAGCTGATAAAAAGAATGCTGACCATTAGTCCCGGCAGCTCCCCATAATACCGGCCCTGTTGCATAATTGACCGCTTCTCCGAAACGATTAACATACTTGCCATTGCTTTCCATGTCCAACTGCTGCAAATATGAAGGAAATAATTCTGAGTATTGATCATAGGGAAGTACTGCATAAGACTGAAATCCCATAAAATTGTTGTACCATAAACCAATCAAGGCCATCTGCATAGGGATATTTTTTTCTATGGGTGCTGTTTTAAAATGTTCATCCATTACATTATAACCTTTTAAAAAATCTGCGTAATTATCCTTCCCTATGGATAACATTACCGGTAAACCTATTGCAGAAGGTGCTGAATATCTGCCTCCAACCCAGTCCCAGAATGGGAACATGTTTTGGGGATCAATTCCAAACTTTTCTACCAGTTCTTTTGCTGTAGATGCAGCCACAAAATGTCTGGCTATATCTTCCTGGTTGAATCTTTTCAAGAACCAGTCTTTTGCCGTTTTAGCGTTTGTCATAGTTTCTTCGGTAGTAAAAGTTTTGGACTCTATTATAAACAGAGTTGTTTCAGGATCGACTTGTTTCAGAACTTCCGTAATATCTGTGCCATCAATATTTGACACAAAATGCATAGCCAGGCCATCTTTGCCGTAAGCCTTTAAGGTCTTTGTTATCATTCTTGGGCCCAGGTCAGAACCTCCGATACCTATATTAACGATTGCTTTGATAGGCTTGCCTGTTGCGCCCAGCCATTGACCGCTTCTTACTCTGTCTGTAAATTCAGCCATATGATTAAGCACGGCTGCAACTTCAGGCATTACGTTCTTCCCGTCAACTAGAATCGAACTTTTAGGAACAAATTTGTTATTGATATAATCAACATTTCTTAATGCTACATGTAATACTGCACGGTTTTCTGTAAAATTGATCTTGGCTCCGGAATACATCAAATCACGCCATTTTTCAACTTCAGCAGCTCTGGCCAGATTATTCAATGCCTCCATGATTTCTAAGGTTACCGAATTTTTGGAAAAATCAGCATACATATTTTCCAATTCATGCGTCATTGCCTGCATGCGTTGAGGTTCAATCTTATAAAGATCAGCTATATTTATTCCTTTTTTATTTATCAATTGCTGCATCTGTTTAAGAACATTCCATTCAGCTAATTCGATAAGTCTTTTTTCTTTTCTTGCCACTATTTTATTTGCCATAACAACCTCCTGAAGATTTATATCCATCTATATTTCGTATACAGCATAAATAAATTTCAGTTAAATATATCTATTTTTATTAATTTGATTATTACATTGAAATATTAGCAGTTTTGTTCAGTTTTGCAAATTAAGTTTATCCGTTTTTAAATTAATCCTTATTTTTCAGATAAGAATTGAGTTTGTTCATTAAATCGGTTGGCCCCTTCACTAAAATACCCTTAGTAATGCCGACACTTGTGGCACAATCCAGGTCTTTGCGCTGATTATCCCCGACACTCAGTACTTTTGCAGGAAGAACGCCAAAATAGTTCAATATTTCATTAAACATTTTAGGGTGAGGCTTGCCCTTCCCTGCCGATTGAGCGCATGTTACATAGTCAAAACAATCCATTATCCCGATTGCGTCCAAAACTTTGGGGACCATATATATTGAATTATTTGTAGCCACAGCCAATTTATACCCCGTTTCCTTCAAACCCAGAAGATACTTGCGAAGAACTTTATTTGTACTGATATATTGGTAAGGGTCCAGTTTTGGATTGGCATAGGTAAAACAATCATCCATTGTTAAATTATAGTAAGTCAGAGTCAGGTTTATTGAACCTATTTCTTTATATTTGCTTTCTACAAATTCAAAAGTTTGTCCGATTGAATCAGCAATATACTGGAAGCATAAACGGGCGTTTTCATCCGCGAATTCTATATTATAATAAAGTGTCAAATCAAGATCGAAAATTATGACATCTATATCAGATATTTTTTCAGAAATTATTTTTTTTCTCATAAACTACAATTCTCCTGCGCTTTAATTATTATCACTTATTTTCCATGTGGATTGTTTCCCTATCCAGACTGTAATAAAACTTCTCTGTATTAATATAAAAAAAGTTATCTGCATTATTTACATTTTTTTTCATTCTTATATTCATTTTATCAATTATAAAATATTTAACATTATACAGCGCTGACAATCCTTGTAATTCCCTGTGGCGGATATTATTCGTGGTTCGAATCAATTCTCTGTTGGGCAA encodes the following:
- a CDS encoding adenylate/guanylate cyclase domain-containing protein, encoding MVKSSQMWKSFKSDILKSLIIALIIGIGSYLPIIDLLNLTAYNQKFIFRGQLKPDNKVVIVSVDDESIDWMSKWPWPRSYHAKIVDILKEHGAALILFDVFFDSPTQFDPQDDVQFAESVKKAQNVILAANFQNIKENAFFKVKVEPFKRPIKMLDDAALDLGVVHPYFDKDNVVRRFQIIYHSGDKEYYSLALQAVRYIQNKAGILLIPGNRIKCGRNIIPLQGKNLLVNYYGPSRTFETVPYVRIYDGSFLKDSPDFFKGKIVLIGASTEVLHDVFPTPFDINMPGVEIHANVIQTILDGLYISKISFIYLLGLLILFVYINVIISHMFKIRFLFLLVVVQTAIIFIGNAYIFKYFRLEIPTYTLISSIFITFVVQTVIKFISEEKEKRKIRGVFSQYVAPSVVDELLAHPDKVELGGSLREVTIFFSDIRSFTTFSESHTPAQVVEQLNEYLDEMTKVIFEFGGTLDKYVGDEIMAIFGAPLPLANHPKIAMDCCIAQLKKLRALQQKWKEQGKTVLDIGMGLNTGEVIVGNIGSDMHKDYTVIGDAVNLAARLESATRNYTTPEHTCYLLISEFTYEKVKEYYKCNLIDEIAVKGKKTKTKIYEVVIEF
- the ispH gene encoding 4-hydroxy-3-methylbut-2-enyl diphosphate reductase, producing MKSLYLASPRGFCSGVARAIKMVDDLVKKYPVPIYVYNEIVHNKKVVEYFQKKGVRFIFDIKDLPEESVIVFSAHGVSPLIREQAEKKKCTIIDATCPLVAEVHKKVHSYSRKGYHIIYIGHKNHEEVTGVMAENPKHTTLIENEIDVKKIPSNHSKFAILSQTTLNADWVLEIIEKIKSALPAQTIYNEQPASICYATTARQKAVDDLSGKVDLMLIIGSKNSSNANRLLEIASKKTKAYLLDCLDEFALSKLSKVKKLGISSGASTPESLINSAVNTLKSRFKLRCYGKIKSDVEII
- the map gene encoding type I methionyl aminopeptidase, coding for MSREAIYKPAEIEKIAVAGKLVAQFFELLKGKIKPGLTTLEIDNWATEFAEKNKAIATFREVPNYYHSTCVSINEQIVHGIPGDRILQEGDLVKVDYGLKKDGYIGDSCCSFLLGETKARVKKLVEVTEKSLYKGIESAKLGKRLGDIGYAIQHYVETNGFSVVREYTGHGVGIDLHESPSVPHYGHKGTGLPLKEGMVIAIEPMVNMGTWKSKVLSDGWTVVTLDGKWSAQFEHTIAITADGPRILTKI
- the trmB gene encoding tRNA (guanosine(46)-N7)-methyltransferase TrmB; translation: MRVRKHANPFNFRKQSDKLQIKKLFTDPAKPLYLEIGFAQGEFLLKMAQTQTNINFLGMEVRKPLVDKINELIIKNNLANICMLHESSTVNLHILPENSIDKVFIFFPDPCFKKKHHKRRIITPAFLTEISSKLKADNEILFQTDVKELFEDTKTYIAEQQNYKILSAKKEIATINETGIPSYFEQRCLDNGWPIYRIKFCFLKTNRN
- a CDS encoding YvcK family protein, whose protein sequence is MLNKKIIAENRTVGISSCHKNRSEVTIFSGGTGWNDIAREFHTFFSNVNYILTTTDNGGSTGQIRELHGGPGCGDHRSRIIRLADESTTLAQSLKKLLAKRLTKDTRSKAKKEWFNILHGTGHLWDNIPQAHRNIILTSLLKFEQERIMKTNEFNFDFRGGSIGNFFFAGTRLMYDSLDSAIYMFSRLLNLPQTISVIPTIKTNDFATIGVELRSGELIKGQNEISHPSPKNKPTSFDKHHQHKLPSPIKKLFYLNKYGDIFNPEAHPQALSAIGSSDALIYSIGSLYTSIIANLIVEGVGEKIAAGNFSKIKLLNGYNDRETYGMNSIDYIIAVTEGLNRYGKLRNRPEHYIQKLFYTENSKIPVDLAGIKAMGITPVKVKTASHSSTDEPHYSKSELLKKIQQEI
- the pgi gene encoding glucose-6-phosphate isomerase, with product MANKIVARKEKRLIELAEWNVLKQMQQLINKKGINIADLYKIEPQRMQAMTHELENMYADFSKNSVTLEIMEALNNLARAAEVEKWRDLMYSGAKINFTENRAVLHVALRNVDYINNKFVPKSSILVDGKNVMPEVAAVLNHMAEFTDRVRSGQWLGATGKPIKAIVNIGIGGSDLGPRMITKTLKAYGKDGLAMHFVSNIDGTDITEVLKQVDPETTLFIIESKTFTTEETMTNAKTAKDWFLKRFNQEDIARHFVAASTAKELVEKFGIDPQNMFPFWDWVGGRYSAPSAIGLPVMLSIGKDNYADFLKGYNVMDEHFKTAPIEKNIPMQMALIGLWYNNFMGFQSYAVLPYDQYSELFPSYLQQLDMESNGKYVNRFGEAVNYATGPVLWGAAGTNGQHSFYQLLHQSADKIIPADFIGYLRSLNPVGDHHVKLMANFLAQPEALMNGLSSEELVKSGCPANLVPHRTFKGNRPSNTIVFDKLTPKTLGMQIALYEHKVFTQGIIWQINSLDQYGVELGKKLAGKIRDQIKAGQAGEHDPSTTALMNRLLGVNK
- a CDS encoding HAD-IA family hydrolase; protein product: MRKKIISEKISDIDVIIFDLDLTLYYNIEFADENARLCFQYIADSIGQTFEFVESKYKEIGSINLTLTYYNLTMDDCFTYANPKLDPYQYISTNKVLRKYLLGLKETGYKLAVATNNSIYMVPKVLDAIGIMDCFDYVTCAQSAGKGKPHPKMFNEILNYFGVLPAKVLSVGDNQRKDLDCATSVGITKGILVKGPTDLMNKLNSYLKNKD